From the genome of Anopheles funestus chromosome 2RL, idAnoFuneDA-416_04, whole genome shotgun sequence:
ATCCAGAACCAGGAATGTCAGCCAACAAAACAGTGAACCAACTCAAAGCATATGATTCTGGCGTAGTTGTACAATTCTGTCGCAAGCCTTGAACGACGCAGTAACTCTTTGAACATGGAATAAGCACATCATACAGACGATATATTCGTAATGTGTCTCACAAATTAGTGGAAGCTGTGCGTGCGGGTGTGTTAAGATATGGCACGACTGCAAAACATTTTCTGTGCGGGATGATGCAATGTGGCAAAGCCGACCCAAAACAACATACAGTGCATTCGCGAAAATTCTATTGTGCGTTATGAATTGGTGCAATGCGTGCGAGTGGGCTGTCGGGGAATaccagtgaaaaaaaacaggttgaAAATAATGAGACAAACAACGACATGTCTCGATCGTAATTCAGTTTCCGCTCGTGAAAGATTTGAGCATAGTTTACAGTGATGTAGTGTTTTGATATGTATATAAATGTGGTGTTATATTAGTTTGCTTTATTTCCCAACTACTCCTACCACGGCAGTCTGTTTTCATTCTACAACGCCGGGAAAAGTAACAAAGCATACCGTCGAATGAAGGCCATCCGTCGCGCGCTGAACTCAGCATAAATATCTAGTTTATGAAAGTGATAAACAATTTCTTAGTAGTGAATAAATCTaaccgcaaaacaaaacaaacatatcacCATGAAGTTTGCCAAGGTGCCAATGTTTGTACTGCTACTAGTGGTGGCAGCACGCGGATCTGCATCCGACGCAAAAATTGCGTCTCCGTCATCGGTATCTCAGCAGCAGGTAAGATGGCTACGACTGGGTATTTCCTACGCGTTGCTAGATAACCGCAACCAGCAACACCAGCAGTTACTAGATTATTCCTTTTGCAATGTACTACCACAAATTGCTTAGCTGGCAATCACCGACGCacattgatttgaaaaataaaataaagattcTTCTGCAATTAAATATTATGCGCAAGAGATGATTAAATTAGTGCCACGATTGCATAGTAACTACATAATGGAATCGTCGAATGAGTGATTCAGACATCGTTAGCATTATAAAAGCTTGACTGGAAAAAGTCAGAAAGTAGAGTACCCATTCGTTTGCCAACAAAGCTGTGCCAACAACACCTGTGTAAATTCGTATACCGGCACACGGCATGTGTTTTCGCTCTTATACAATTGGTACAGTTACTGGCGCATAAAATTGTGTTCtagaataataattataatgctATCTGGATGCATGTTGTAAATGGGTTTTAAATCACTCGCAGAGCAGagctaatgaaaaaaaaacagtgtaaCGAAGCAACATGTATGATGAGTTCACGCATACTTAGATTAAAATCTACACTATGGGGCAAGGTCAAAAATTACAGCGTAGGCTGATCTTTCCATTTCATCGATAATACTCCTCTTTGCATTGGATCGTGGCAAGTGTTTttgaaacccttttttttctttactttaattttcagGACTGCACAGCCGTTGCAAAGGATGAAGAAACGATGCTTGTGTTTTCTACCCTCGGCGGAGGATTGACCGCAATTGATCCGCTGACGGGTGAAACACGTTGGTCGATCGCAGACGAACCGGCAATCCGTGTACCAACACCGTCCGATACGACCGCGCACTATCTGCCCGATCCTCGGGATGGCAGTCTGTATCGCATGAACGGATTGGAGGGAGGATTAAAAAAGCTTCCGTACACGATCCCGCAACTAGTTGCCAGTGCACCGTGCCGGTCAAGCGATGGCATTTTGTACTCGGGCAAGAAGAGTGACGTTTGGTTTTTGATCGATCCAAAGACGGGACAGCGTGAGAAAGTGCTCGGATTTGGTGGGGAACCCCCACAGCCGCCCAAAGATGCAGGCCCGGACTCGATCGGTTGGGCTACGTCCCGGGCCGTATATTTGGGCCGTACACAATATACCGTCATGATGTACGATAGTCTCGCAACCGATCGGAACAGCAAACCGTGGAATGTAACGTTCTTCGATTATTCGGCCCACTCTATGGCACCGGAGCTAACGAATGAGTATGGTGAGTAGACTTAGCGAGTATTCGGTAAAGTTCTCGAAAGCAAACGCAAATACCAATTCCAAATTATCGGACGATAACGCCCCATTCATACCTTCGAAATTTTAAGCTGCCACAAGGGCTCGTCTTATCAGGTCGCGTTctcgaattttgtttttattgcccATGATGCTATGTCCGGATCTTTGAGTGTGAAAAAAACGCTACCACGCGAGCATAAGCCACGCGTCAAGCGGTCAATGCGTGTTGAATTATCCCTCGGCATGGTCGGCATAGATGAGCTTGTGTTGAACTAGTGATAATCGTATGATTGTGTGCTGTTTTCAATACTAAACGTGTCACAAATATATCAACACTGTTCTAGAAACAGTTTTGTTCTACTTTTACAACAGTCACCATCACACTTTGTTCGACTTGGAACCATGtggggttctttttttttatcaattactTATGGCCCGGTAGGGGTGGAAATATTCTCATAATGAATTTTAGATTGCTCTATTATCGATCTTTTGGGGCGTACACTTTTATCCTGCTTGTCATTTATCGCTTTTGTAGTGTATTGAAAGATCTTACAATTTTTGTGGTCTTCCCaatatgttttgcttgtttttttcttcatatattgaaatcataattataatttcttttgttttgaatgtagttacatgaatctgaatctatATGCAACCTTGaatttcctattttttaaattaatgataataaatattCACATCcaaaatacaagaaaaaatgtattaattattcattacttttcttcttcatttttgtttaacgATTTATGTGGTATAGATCTGATTTTATCGGCCAATAAGGGGAAAGgtgtaattattaattataaatattaaataagaTTTCATCCACTACCTTCGGTGTATTACACCGAACACTTTGTATAACTTGAGGTTTTGTGACTGTTCTATTGcggtattttttgttatttagaaaaaaatgtttttattcatttattaaaCACCTCACTTTAAACCAAGAGATCAACTTTAGTTTTGtggtttataaattattaataaatagttatttatttgtgacttttgactttttttacattttgtagaGTTTCTGCATCTTACCAGCAGTTCATCGGGATTAACGACTACGTTTGAGCGAAACAAAGGGACTCCAATGTGGCAAAAAGATCTTTCCAGTCCAGTAGTGGCCGTGTTTCTTCTCGGCTCGGAAGGACTGCTCAGTGTACCTTTTCAGACCGTTTCGGACGAGGTGCTGCAGGATTTAAACGAACGGGCAAAGGGTGGCAACTTTGACAACGTGAAACTATTGTAAGTGGCGCACGTGTGTTGATCAGTGAACTAACTCTgctaattgatattttttctgCGCTTTTAGTGAAACCGTTTACATTGGGGAAGCTGGTAACAATCTCTACGCAATACCCTCGATGGTGGACAAAAATACTGCAACACTACCTTCGGAACCGTCCATCAATTTGCTGGGCGGACCATTGAAGGGTTCACGATCATCGTCGTACAGTGGTAGCGATCGAGACGATGCTTCTGGGCGGGAGCTCATTGCAAAAGCTTCACGCCTTgatggcaaaaatgaaaacatcatAATACTGGGACACTATCAAACACCTAAAACGGACGATCGGCTAAAGCTTGACATCGCACCGAGCGGTCCAGCAACGGTGGGGAAAGATTTCTGGAAACATCACGAGCTTTCCACCATGCTGGTTGGTGGTCCGGCTGGTGTTGATTTACCGAGCGTGCCCAAAAACACGCATACGATTGGCGTTCAGACAGACGGTCCGGCAGAACCGGAGCATGCATACGGAGATGCGAATGAAACCAGCTCGACGAAGCTACAAGGCAGCACCGATCTTATTCGAGCATTGTTCGGTCGGCTGTACATGGATACGAAATTGTGGCTTGAAGCGCAACCCAACAAATTGCCCACCATATTGATGATCGCACTGTTCGGTACGGTTATCTTTGGATTTTGGTATTTTAATCTGCAAATGAAAGCGCTAAAGGAGCAAAGTCAAGGAGGATCGCAAACGAGCAATTCGAACCGTAGCGGATCGAATGGAAGTGGTGGAAGTGGTAGCGGCAGCTACAGTGAACCGATCGATTACGGCGATGGTGAGATGCGGGTTGGCAAGATTAACTTCAATACGCAGAATGTGCTGGGCAAAGGATGTGAGGGAACGTTTGTGTTTCGGGGAATGTTTGAGAAGCGCGAGGTAGCGGTGAAGCGAATATTGCCAGGATGCTTTACGCTAGCCGATCGTGAAGTGACGCTGTTGCGGGAGAGTGACGCACACGAAAATGTGGTGCGTTACTTCTGCACCGAGCAGGATCGACAGTTCCGCTACATCGCGGTAGAGCTGTGTGCCGCTACACTGCAAGACTACGTGGATGGGAAAGAGCCGTCCACGGTGAGTTCGTTGCGTGAAAAGATCTCCGCACTGGACATTCTCCGACAGGCCACAAGCGGTTTGATGCATTTGCATTCGCTCAACATTGTGCACCGGGACATAAAGCCGCAGAACATTTTGCTGTCCCTGCCCGACTACAAGCAACGCGTCCGGGCAATGATATCGGATTTTGGGCTGTGCAAAAAGCTCAACTATGGGAAGGCAAGTTTCTCCCGCCGGTCCGGTGTGACCGGTACGGATGGATGGATCGCACCAGAGATGCAGCGTGGCCAACGTGCAACAACGTCGGTGGATATATTTTCACTTGGCTGTGTGTTTTACTACGTGCTTTCGGATGGTTTTCATCCGTTTGGTGATAATTTGAAACGGCAGGCAAACATCCTGTCCAACGAGTACGATCTCAGCATGTTACGGAGGGAAAATACGCAACCCGATTGCCGCACGATACTGGCAGAAGAAATTGTCAGCGATATGATACACGTTGAACCGGGCCAAAGACCGGCCGCAAAAGCGGTGGCTAATCATCCACTGTTTTGGAGCAATGCGCGCGTTCTCGCTTTCCTGCAGGATGTGAGCGATCGGGTAGAAAAACTCGATGTCATGAACGAACCGTTACGATCGCTGGAGAAAAACGCACGGTTTATTGTGCGCGAAGATTGGAGCACCTATTTGGATGTGGAAATTACGGCCGATTTGAGGAAATTCCGCGGCTACCAGGGTTACAGTGTGCGAGATCTTTTGCGTGCACTTAGAAATAAGGTATGATTTCGCAAATGTTACGGCACCTCGAATGATTTTCATTAAAGTTtctcttttgcttttctaGAAACATCACTACTACGAACTGACGCCATCGATGCAGCGTGCGTTGGGGAAAATACCGCAACAATTCACACAGTACTGGATAAGCCGATTTCCGCGCCTTCTTTCGCATAGTTACCATGCGCTGGCGGATTGTTCACGGGAAccaatatttaaacattactACAATAACGATGAAGATGCCGAGCATGCGAGTGGTAGTGTACCTTCCCA
Proteins encoded in this window:
- the LOC125761258 gene encoding serine/threonine-protein kinase/endoribonuclease IRE1 — protein: MKFAKVPMFVLLLVVAARGSASDAKIASPSSVSQQQDCTAVAKDEETMLVFSTLGGGLTAIDPLTGETRWSIADEPAIRVPTPSDTTAHYLPDPRDGSLYRMNGLEGGLKKLPYTIPQLVASAPCRSSDGILYSGKKSDVWFLIDPKTGQREKVLGFGGEPPQPPKDAGPDSIGWATSRAVYLGRTQYTVMMYDSLATDRNSKPWNVTFFDYSAHSMAPELTNEYEFLHLTSSSSGLTTTFERNKGTPMWQKDLSSPVVAVFLLGSEGLLSVPFQTVSDEVLQDLNERAKGGNFDNVKLFETVYIGEAGNNLYAIPSMVDKNTATLPSEPSINLLGGPLKGSRSSSYSGSDRDDASGRELIAKASRLDGKNENIIILGHYQTPKTDDRLKLDIAPSGPATVGKDFWKHHELSTMLVGGPAGVDLPSVPKNTHTIGVQTDGPAEPEHAYGDANETSSTKLQGSTDLIRALFGRLYMDTKLWLEAQPNKLPTILMIALFGTVIFGFWYFNLQMKALKEQSQGGSQTSNSNRSGSNGSGGSGSGSYSEPIDYGDGEMRVGKINFNTQNVLGKGCEGTFVFRGMFEKREVAVKRILPGCFTLADREVTLLRESDAHENVVRYFCTEQDRQFRYIAVELCAATLQDYVDGKEPSTVSSLREKISALDILRQATSGLMHLHSLNIVHRDIKPQNILLSLPDYKQRVRAMISDFGLCKKLNYGKASFSRRSGVTGTDGWIAPEMQRGQRATTSVDIFSLGCVFYYVLSDGFHPFGDNLKRQANILSNEYDLSMLRRENTQPDCRTILAEEIVSDMIHVEPGQRPAAKAVANHPLFWSNARVLAFLQDVSDRVEKLDVMNEPLRSLEKNARFIVREDWSTYLDVEITADLRKFRGYQGYSVRDLLRALRNKKHHYYELTPSMQRALGKIPQQFTQYWISRFPRLLSHSYHALADCSREPIFKHYYNNDEDAEHASGSVPSQPNGYQFSKPSYFHTENNDNYELIRYYEAAQLMKNSTKSPKRRPTGADGPEASTPERKPGMGGGPNKRGTYNFGKSSGGGFITRQTGVRENTESTTYGMDDQRSSVVTNGITSEGRETISVEGNGNQRRRNTPGSGGDNHTVNQTNIKRRDVQTKVTWKLDSIASDKEKSNE